Part of the Vigna unguiculata cultivar IT97K-499-35 chromosome 3, ASM411807v1, whole genome shotgun sequence genome, attataaaaagaaaaaaatatatatttattactataAATATCTGATGCAccatgagaaaaataaaaagtacgAGGATAATGAGATTAAATTTGTAAAGTCTTATATATTATTGGAAATCTCTGCATTTCGTGAGAGATGAAAATTTAAAGCAATTTTTAAGAATtgttaaaatttacttaaaaaaatagtgcataaaaattaaaaattgaatggacaaaaatatatttaatctttaaatttattttatatttcaatcatATTTGAAGATCGTTGAAGTGGTTcgttaataaaattatttatgatgtGATATAAAAATTGGTTAGATCGGTAGCAATCccaccttttttttaatttttgacagGATGTAAATTTTTGGGGAGCAGTTAATGCGACGATATATGCAATCCCACATCTGAAAATAAGCAAAGGGAGGGTCATAGTGATTGCTTCGGTTTGCGCATGGTTCCCACTACCGCTGATAAGTATCTATAATGTATAAATAAACTCTgatattcattcattttgaaGGTACAGAAAATTGAATCGAAGCAAATTGTGATTAATTGTGATGGTTTGAACGGTAAATGCAGGCGAGCAAAGGAGCGATAGTAAACTTCTTCGAGACTCTGAGAATGGAAGCTGGCAGTGGTATCGGCATAACAATTGCGACGCCCGGTCTTGTGAAGACAGAACTTACATTAAGGGCGAAATGTGAGTTCCAGGATGCTATGAGAAGAGTTCGAATGGGATCAGCTAGTGAATGTGGAAAAGCCATTGTTGAAAGTGCATGCAGGGGAGATATGTATGTTACAGATCCATCGTGGCCCAAAGCCTTGTTTCCTTGGAAAGTCTTTCATCCTCAATTCGTAGATTGGGCCTGCAACCTCATCTGTGCACCTTCTTCAAACAAATCTGCCATCAAAACCAATCTCGTGATGCCACAGCATAAGGCAGAATAAAGTCTTACTTTGCATTCTTCATTCCGTCACCTACT contains:
- the LOC114177405 gene encoding 11-beta-hydroxysteroid dehydrogenase-like 4A, with amino-acid sequence MDAITKLLDFALPPLSLLLFTILMPPSLIFKLLMHVRKSLRKENVANKVVLITGAASGIGEQIAYEYARRGAKLSLVDIRKENLAAVSDKARSLGSPDVTIIGADVSKPHDCKRFVDETVNYFGRLDHLVNNAGISGRPVTVENMRDVSEYTAVMDVNFWGAVNATIYAIPHLKISKGRVIVIASVCAWFPLPLISIYNASKGAIVNFFETLRMEAGSGIGITIATPGLVKTELTLRAKCEFQDAMRRVRMGSASECGKAIVESACRGDMYVTDPSWPKALFPWKVFHPQFVDWACNLICAPSSNKSAIKTNLVMPQHKAE